One window of the Periophthalmus magnuspinnatus isolate fPerMag1 chromosome 17, fPerMag1.2.pri, whole genome shotgun sequence genome contains the following:
- the LOC117385668 gene encoding heterogeneous nuclear ribonucleoproteins C1/C2 isoform X1: protein MDRSPTSSSLMASSNVTNKTDPRSLNSRVFIGNLNTLLVTKADVEAIFSKYGKIVGCSVHKGYAFVQYANERNARSAVAGEDGRMIVGQVLDINLAGEPKPHRSKTTKRSAGDMYSSSSLDLDYDFQRDYYDRMYSYPSRVPAPPPPLSRAVIPSKRPRVSLSGGSSRRTKTISSSSKSSQRTSYRASFPVKVDELQTIKRELTQIKSKVDHLLDSLERMEKDHSKKSDGKSNKTEPGEVTSPPHSSKNMDLKRDRDSQEPNDSEEEEEEEEGDLLEEEEVKSQGRDEDEEEEEEGEHVEGDDDGDSVNGDDS, encoded by the exons ATGGA TCGCTCGCCCACCTCCTCCAGCCTCATGGCCAGCAGCAATGTCACCAACAAAACCGACCCGCGCTCTCTCAACTCCCGGGTTTTCATCGGGAATCTCAACACGCTGCTCGTCACCAAGGCCGACGTGGAGGCCATTTTCTCCAAATATGGGAAGATTGTGGGCTGCTCCGTGCACAAGGGCTACGCGTTTGTCCAGTACGCCAACGAGAGGAACGCCAGGTCTGCTGTGGCCGGAGAGGACGGGCGAATGATCGTAGGACAAGTGCTCG ATATAAATTTGGCCGGAGAGCCCAAACCACATCGATCCAAAACCACCAAGCGCTCGGCCGGAGACATGTACAG CAGTTCCTCGTTGGACCTCGACTACGACTTTCAAAGAGATTATTACGACAG AATGTACTCGTACCCGTCACGTGTGccggcccctccccctcctctgtcccgggCCGTCATCCCGTCCAAACGTCCCAGAGTCAGTCTGAGCGGAGGCAGCAGCCGCAGGACCAAGACCATCTCCTCGTCCTCCAAGAGCAGCCAGCGCACCTCCTACAGAGCCA GCTTCCCAGTGAAAGTGGACGAGCTGCAGACCATCAAACGGGAGCTGACTCAGATCAAGAGTAAAGTGGATCATCTCCTGGACTCACTGGAGCGAATGGAGAAGGACCACAGCAAGAAATCAG ACGGTAAAAGCAACAAGACTGAGCCCGGGGAGGTGacgtctcctcctcactccagTAAAAACATGGatctgaagagagacagagacagtcaAGAACCAAACGactctgaggaggaagaggaggaggaggagggagacctgctggaggaagaagag GTGAAGAGTCAGGGGCGTGACGAggacgaggaagaggaagaggaaggggaGCACGTGGAGGGAGACGACGACGGCGATAGCGTCAACGGAGACGACTCTtaa
- the LOC117385668 gene encoding heterogeneous nuclear ribonucleoproteins C1/C2 isoform X2 → MDRSPTSSSLMASSNVTNKTDPRSLNSRVFIGNLNTLLVTKADVEAIFSKYGKIVGCSVHKGYAFVQYANERNARSAVAGEDGRMIVGQVLDINLAGEPKPHRSKTTKRSAGDMYSSSSLDLDYDFQRDYYDRMYSYPSRVPAPPPPLSRAVIPSKRPRVSLSGGSSRRTKTISSSSKSSQRTSYRAMKVDELQTIKRELTQIKSKVDHLLDSLERMEKDHSKKSDGKSNKTEPGEVTSPPHSSKNMDLKRDRDSQEPNDSEEEEEEEEGDLLEEEEVKSQGRDEDEEEEEEGEHVEGDDDGDSVNGDDS, encoded by the exons ATGGA TCGCTCGCCCACCTCCTCCAGCCTCATGGCCAGCAGCAATGTCACCAACAAAACCGACCCGCGCTCTCTCAACTCCCGGGTTTTCATCGGGAATCTCAACACGCTGCTCGTCACCAAGGCCGACGTGGAGGCCATTTTCTCCAAATATGGGAAGATTGTGGGCTGCTCCGTGCACAAGGGCTACGCGTTTGTCCAGTACGCCAACGAGAGGAACGCCAGGTCTGCTGTGGCCGGAGAGGACGGGCGAATGATCGTAGGACAAGTGCTCG ATATAAATTTGGCCGGAGAGCCCAAACCACATCGATCCAAAACCACCAAGCGCTCGGCCGGAGACATGTACAG CAGTTCCTCGTTGGACCTCGACTACGACTTTCAAAGAGATTATTACGACAG AATGTACTCGTACCCGTCACGTGTGccggcccctccccctcctctgtcccgggCCGTCATCCCGTCCAAACGTCCCAGAGTCAGTCTGAGCGGAGGCAGCAGCCGCAGGACCAAGACCATCTCCTCGTCCTCCAAGAGCAGCCAGCGCACCTCCTACAGAGCCA TGAAAGTGGACGAGCTGCAGACCATCAAACGGGAGCTGACTCAGATCAAGAGTAAAGTGGATCATCTCCTGGACTCACTGGAGCGAATGGAGAAGGACCACAGCAAGAAATCAG ACGGTAAAAGCAACAAGACTGAGCCCGGGGAGGTGacgtctcctcctcactccagTAAAAACATGGatctgaagagagacagagacagtcaAGAACCAAACGactctgaggaggaagaggaggaggaggagggagacctgctggaggaagaagag GTGAAGAGTCAGGGGCGTGACGAggacgaggaagaggaagaggaaggggaGCACGTGGAGGGAGACGACGACGGCGATAGCGTCAACGGAGACGACTCTtaa